The Apodemus sylvaticus chromosome 19, mApoSyl1.1, whole genome shotgun sequence sequence AGCTTTTTAATTTCCTGTTTCAGGGTTTTAGTAGCCCGAACGGCATTGGGCTCAGTGACTTAGGTAACCAAGGCAGGCCTTGACTCTTGCACTCCTGCCTCCCTCAAAAATACGGGGATTGCTTGCATCAGCTGTTCTGCCCAGATTCGTTTTTCACAGCAGTGATACTAAAaggtgctttttttaaaaatcttttttgagTTGGGATTTATCTTAGAACTTGcaatgtagactaggctggcctcaaactcccaattttcctctgcctcctgggcacTGATATTAAGGatatgcaccaccacctcctcatTCCTTAAAGCATATTTAAGTTCATAAAGTGTGTTAATGCTTTCTGAGGCCTTTGTAGGGAAGACTTGTGCTCTCTGTAAGAGaatggagccgggcagtggtggcgcacacctttactcccagcactagggaggcagaggcaggtggatttctgagttcaaggctagcctggtctacagagtgagttccaggatagccagggctatacagggaaaccctgtctcgaaaaacagacagacagacagacagagaatggaTTTGCTACAATCCCTTTCCACAGAAAATCTGAGTGCAGCATGTTAAGCAGGCATGAATGTAATACTCTATTGCATATTGATCATGGTCCCATGAACATGTGACCACACGGGAGCGAGCTatgaagatgactcagtgggtaaagcacttaaAGCCAGTGTTGTAGAGATGTCCTCTTCAGTCCCTTCCAGTCCTCCCCCCAGTCATTTCTAACGGCTTGGAGGTACTGATTTTGCTTTTTGGTACTTTTTGTGTCTCTGGCCTTTTTGGCAGATGGGATAACTGAGGTAGGTATCCTGTAGATGTAGTCCTAGGTGGCCTGgagctttctatgtagaccaggctgccctggaactcagaaatccacttgcctctgcacCGGGTGCTGGGATTAGGCGAGGCCACCACCCCACCACATAGCACTTTCTTACCGGTGTCTGACATTTCTCTCATTTGCTCTCCCTCACCATCCgtgtgcccctccccctgctgatGCTCCTCCCCTTTTGTTGTTGGGAAACAGCGAACAGAGTGGAGGTTTGCTCATTTACAGGGGCACAGGCATCATGCGATTATTCTGCTGAAGAACATGTCTTTccagccgggcgatggtggcgcacgcctttactcccagcacttgggaggcagaggcaggtagatttttgagttcgaggccagcctggtctacagagtgactttgaggagagccagggctacacagagaaaccctgtcttgggggaggaaaaaaatgtctttccttcctctgcaGTCACTGCCTGCGGATCGAGAGAGGCATGTGCTCCTCCCTGTTCTGCCTTGTCTGTCGGCCACTTTAGTGTGTGACAGCTCTTAAGACGTGGGGCTTAGGAGCAGGACCTCTTGTAGTCTGCCGGGTCCCTGTGGATGACGTTTGCTTGTCTTGTGCTGAGCTGTCCGGCTGGGCGAGAGCTCCTGTTCTTCTACACATTGTTCTGCAGGGCTTCCATTTTCCTCCTCACTGCCTAACTGTAGAAAGAGAAGGTTTCAATCCATCCCTTTCTTAAGCACCCCTTTGGCAGAAACCTGAGACCTCTGGGGTCAGGATCTCCTCCCCTGGCTCACCCTTTGGCCCTCATGCCTCCCGCAGGCACCGGATGCGTGGGGAGACCACACTGTGGAATCCAGGCTGTGACCATGCGGGCATTGCCACCCAGGTGGTGGTAGAAAAGAAACTCTGGAAAGAGCGGGGTCTGAACCGGCACCAGCTGGGCCGCCAGGCCTTTCTTCAGGAGGTCTGGAAGTGGAAAGCAGAGTGAGTACAGCCACCATGGACGCTGCGGCCCTGGCTGCAGCCTCAAGCTTCCCACCGGCTTGGCCGAAGGGAGAAGCCTGCACCTTCAGAAGGCAGTGAGTCCCTCTCTACCCACAGCCACGGGTGGCTGAAGGCTAATCCTGGACTCTGTCCACTTCCAGGAAGGGTGACAGGATTTACCACCAATTAAAGAAACTTGGCAGCTCCTTGGACTGGGATCGAGCCTGCTTCACCATGGATCCTGTATGCAGGCAGAGGCTTGGGGCAGGGCAGCGGTGCTCCGTGGGTGGGCCCCCCTCTCCCAGGAGGTCAGAGCATAGTGAGGActcagccagcagcagcagctcccaACCAGACCCTAGCTGCGAGCTCCCCACTGTCCCGGCATCATCAGGCTCATGGCCCACCCTGGCGCTCCCACAGCCACTTCCTTAAAGAAACTGTCCTAGGGGTTCTGTGCTGGGTGCAGGGCTCTAATAGGCCCCGTGGACTCCCTCACCCCGCTGCCTCGGACATCTTCCTGGCACCAAGACGCCAAGATTTCTCTGACTTCCATTTTCCTCCCACCCTAGAAATTGTCAGCAACTGTGACAGAGGCTTTTGTCAGGCTCCATGACGAGGGGGTCATCTACCGCAGCACCCGCCTGGTCAACTGGTCCTGCACCCTCAACTCCGCCATTTCCGACATCGAGGTATGCCTCtgcccgcccccgcccccgcccccctcTAGTGTTCCCCAGCTCCAGGCTGGCCCACTTGTCTAAACACCCATCTCACAGGTGGATAAGAAGGAGCTGGCAGGCCGCACACTGCTCTCTGTGCCCGGCTACAAGGAGAAGGTGGAGTTTGGGGTCCTCGTGTCCTTTGCCTACAAGGTCCAAGGCTCAGGTGGGAGCTAAGGACACCAGGATgtgggctggggggtgggggtggaagtggaggaggagggagctcAGACACAGCCTTCTGTCACCCCAGACAGCAAcgaggaggtggtggtggcaaCAACCCGGATTGAGACCATGCTGGGAGACGTGGCTGTCGCTGTGCACCCCAAAGATCCCAGATACCAGGTGGGGCGGGGACACTCGTGCCTTCCTTCTGGGTTGGGTGCTGGCACGGGATGGGGGGGCTCTGCCTGGGTGAGGGCCTCGTGCCCAGCCCTGTGTCAGCCCTGACGCTTCCCTCCGTGTTAAGCACTTAAAGGGAAAGTATGTCGCCCACCCGTTCTTGTCCCGGAGCCTTCCCATCGTCTTCGATGACTTTGTGGACATGGAGTTCGGCACAGGTGAGCAGCAGCCGTGACCTGGTGAAAGGAAAGACTGAAACGTTGTCTTCGGCTCAGCAGGCAGCACTGGGGCTGGATAGGAGTAACAGTGTTAGGGAGCGAACAGCAGAGTGCTCTGGGAGCCATGCCTTCAGCACGGGAGGCGTGGGAGGGAGCCCCAACACGCAGTGGCATCCTGGCACGCCCTGTGTCCTCCAGGTGCCGTGAAGATCACCCCTGCTCATGACCAGAATGACTATGAGGTTGGGCAGCGACATGGGCTGGAGGCCATCAGCATCATGGACTCAAAGGGGGCCCTTGTCAACGTGCCTCCGCCTTTCCTGGTGAGGATGTCTGCTCTGTGGGCACCTGCGTGGGGGGTGGAGAGTTATTTGGGCATTGCCATGATGAGGCCTTCACCATCCAGGGCCTGCCCAGGTTTGAGGCCAGGAAGGCTGTGCTGGTGGCACTGAAGGAGCAGGGCCTGTTCCGGGGCGTCAAGGACAACCCCATGGTGGTGCCGCTTTGCAAGTGAGACTGGGGATGGGCGCACATGGGGAAGGGTGGGTTCCTCTGGGTGCTCAACATGGCGTCTCCTTGACCCTCTCTCTCCTGCAGCCGCTCCAAGGATGTGGTGGAGCCTCTGCTAAGGCCACAGTGGTACGTGCgctgtggagagatggctcaggctgCCAGTGCTGCTGTGACCCGGGGTGACCTCCGGATACTGCCGGAGGCCCACCAGCGAACATGGCATTCTTGGATGGACAACATCCGGTGTGTGCCCCTTGGGTGGGGAGGACAGCCAACTGAGGGACACAGCCTGAGCACCATGACTGACCCCTTGCTGTTTTAGAGACTGGTGCATCTCTCGGCAACTGTGGTGGGGCCACCGAATCCCTGCCTACTTCATCACTGTCCACGACCCGGCAGTGCCCCCTGGGGAGGTGAGTGAGGCTATAGCAGAGCCATAGCTGGATGTCGCGTGGCCACGGTTTGTTGGGCCCTTGGTTGGCAGAGGGGTGTGGGCAAAGTAAAGGAAGCCTTTTTGATAATCCTCTCTGTTAGGACCCTGATGGGCGGTACTGGGTAAGCGGACGCACGGAAGCAGAGGCCCGAGAGAAGGCAGCACGGGAGTTTGGAGTGTCCCCTGACAAGATCAGCCTTCAGCAAGGCAGGATGGGCACAGAGGACGGAACAGTTGGGATTCTGTCTTCTATTCCCATGCGTCTAACCTCTGACCTTGGCTTCCTCCAGATGAGGATGTGCTGGACACCTGGTTCTCCTCCGgtctctttcccttctccatcTTTGGCTGGCCCAATCAGGTATGCTTCCAGAGTGAGGGGGAGGGGCCTTGGAGGGGAATGCTTGGTTCACCTGCATACCCTCGTCCTCCCACAGTCGGAAGACCTCAGTGTGTTCTACCCTGGGACCCTGCTGGAGACGGGCCATGATATCCTCTTCTTCTGGGTGGCCCGCATGGTCATGCTGGGCCTGAAGCTCACCGGGAAGCTGCCCTTCAGAGAGGTGTGGAGATGGCGGAGCCCCATCCCCGGCTCCTTACCTGCCTTCTTGGGTGACTGTTGGCTAAGATTAGCTTTGGTGGGTCTGGCCCGGGGCTGCTCCTTCCCAGAGGAGGGGGCACTTGTCAGACACACTAAGACACCCAGCAGGTAGGACCTCTAGGATCCCATGATTCCAGGTGGGCAGACTGGGGAGGGCCGTGGCCTCACTTGACTGTTGGTCACACCGCACCGCCTGCCCCCAGGTCTATCTCCATGCAATCGTGCGCGATGCTCACGGCAGGAAAATGAGCAAATCTCTTGGCAATGTCATCGACCCCCTGGATGTCATCCATGGCGTCTCCTTACAGGTAGGGCTCCGTGGCTCAGCTAAGAACAGCGTTGCAGCTGTGGCTGGAACCACGACGCTTCCCATCTCCTCCCTAGGGCCTCCATGACCAGCTGCTAAACAGCAACCTGGATCCCAGTGAGGTGGAGAAAGCCAAAGAAGGACAGGTAAGGGGTGGGATGCGGCGGGTGGGCGGGTGGGCGGGTGTGGGGGTGCCGCGGGTGTGGGGGTGCCACGGGTGTGGGGCGTACCGTAGGCCTGACCaccctgtggcctctgcatcctcTGCAGAGAGCCGACTTTCCAGCAGGGATCCCCGAGTGTGGCACTGACGCCCTGCGCTTTGGACTCTGTGCCTACACAGCCCAAGGTATGGTCTCCTGTCCTCCCTCAGTTGCCTGCTTTCTTCCCTGAAGCCCGTGCTTTCCTCTCCCTGGGCCTGCAGAGGATCCCTCTGGAGGGATACGGGGTGGAGTCACTGTCACCTTCCTCTAGGTCGAGACATCAACCTGGATGTGAACAGGATCCTCGGGTACCGTCACTTCTGCAACAAACTCTGGAATGCCACCAAGTTTGCCCTGCGTGGCCTTGGGAAGGGCTTTGTGCCCTCACCAACCTCCAAGGTGAGGATCTGGTTGGTGGCCATCGTTAACAGCACACTCCCACATAGTTTGTACCTCCACACAAGTGTCAAGCATGGTCCCAATGTGCCAAGACTGGCGCTTCTGCCCCTGAGGACCCTCCTTGTGGTCGGGGCAGGCGGGTGGAGGTTGACGATGGACAGAGAGTGGGGCCCAGCCTGTCCTTTCTCCCAAACATGGACAAGTCTCCGCAGCTTGGGGCCCGTGAGAATGCAGATTCTCCTGCGTCCCCCTCCACTCCTGTGGGCTGCGGCTCCCTGCCCTGGTAATGGGCCGGGCCGCCTGCTGGCTGACATTTCTCTCCCCCCAAGCCTACAGGGCGTGAGAGCCTGGTGGACCGCTGGATCCGCAGCCGGCTGGCTGAGGCCGTGAGGCTGAGCAACGAAGGCTTCCAGGCCTACGACTTTCCAGCCGTCACCACCGCCCAGTACAGCTTTTGGCTCTATGAGCTCTGTGACGTCTACTTGGTGAGCGGCTGGGGCGGGCACGCGTGCTCTGACCTCAGGTTTTTTCCTTCCTCATGGGGGCGACGGGAGGGGGCTCCAGGTGGGACCCTGAGCCTCTGCCTCCACATCTCTAGGAGTGTCTAAAACCCGTGCTGAACGGAGTGGACCAGGCGGCAGCAGAGTGTGCGCGGCAGACCCTCTACACCTGCCTGGACGTCGGCCTGCGGCTGCTCTCTCCCTTCATGCCCTTTGTCACAGAGGAGCTGTTCCAGAGGCTGCCCCGGCGGACACCCAAAGCTCCTGCTAGCCTCTGTGTCACCCCCTACCCAGAGCCCTCAGAGGTATGAGGTGTGGCCTGGAGCTGCTGCCCTCCCTCCCGAACAGTCCTTTTACCCTCACAGTGCTCCCCCTTCCCTACTCTGCCTCACAGTGCTCCCCCTTCCCTACTCTGCCTCACAGTGCTCCCCTTTCCCGCTCTCCCTCACAGTGCTCCTGGAAGGACCCTAAAGCTGAAGCTGCTCTGGAGCTAGCCCTGAGCATCACTCGAGCTGTGCGCTCCCTGCGTGCCGACTACAACCTGACCCGGACCAGGCCGGACTGTAAGCCTCAGGCCGTGTCCCCCTGTCCCTGTCCTCCCCGGCCCCTTGGGGAGCCCGGGTCTGGCCGTAGCCAGGCCTCACTTTGCTCCCTCTCGCTCTACAGGTTTCTTGGAAGTAGCTGATGAGGCCACGGGTGCCTTGGCCTCGGCGGTGTCAGGCTACGTGCAGGCTCTGGCCAGTGCGGGCGTGGTGGCCGTCCTGGCCCTGGGAGCCCCTGCCCCGCAGGGCTGCGCTGTGGCTGTGGCTTCGGACCGCTGCTCTATCCACCTGCAGCTGCAGGGGCTCGTGGACCCAGCGCGGGAGCTGAGCAAGCTGCAGGCCAAGCGGACTGAGGCGCAGCGGCAGGCGCAGCGGCTGCAGGAGCGCCGGGCTGCCTCCGGCTACGCCACAAAGGTGCCCCTTGAGGTCCAGGAGGCAGATGAAGCGAAGGTGTGTGGTGGGGATGGGGTTTCCCAGCGAGCCCAGCTGCTGGGACCCTGGCACCCCTGTGGCAGTGCCTGCCCGTTTAACCACCGTGGCGCACCCAGAAAGTCAGTGCGTCTCCTGGTGTAGAATCCGGAGACCCTTGTCTCCAGGGTCTTCCAAGGAGGCCAGCGCTTGGGAGCGCCAGCCCTACTGAGTGCTTGTTCTCAGGCCTCAGAGTAAAGAGGCCGGGCAGCCTGTGGGCTCCTGCACGGTGGGGTCCCGgttggggttgtgtgtgtgtccgAGGCCCTTTGTCACTGGACACGCAGGAGAAGGAACACTCTGGAGGAGGGTCTTGATGGACATGCGTGGTGTGCTGCAGAGGGCCTGccaccatctcaccagcctgggcTCCTCTACGCACGGGTGTCTGGGTCTCCCTGGGCATGGGTCATCACCACATACCCCTTTTGCATCCCCAGTTGCAACAGACAGAGGCGGAGCTCAGGAAGGTGGACGAGGCCATCGCCCTGTTCCAGAAGATgctgtgacacccccccccccccaattccaaCCCTCAGCCCCCAGTGTTCCACCGACAGGGACGGCAGCAATAAAATATTTTGCCAACATTTGCACTTGTCTGTGTGGtgtgggcagggaggggcagAAGCCTGGCCTGGGAGTTCCCGGGAGCAGCAGAGCTGCCAGCTCCtgccaggccctgggtcctggtGGGCAGGGATGCGTCTGTCTGGGTCTGTCTGGCACGGTGCCAGGCCTGAGTCACGCTGCTCCGCGCCAGCTCCCTCCTCCCTGGCTCACCTCACTGCACTGCGCTGTGGCTACGGAGGCCCGCCCAGGCCCCGCCCTGCCTTTCGCTACATCTTGTGGCCCTGGGTTGGCATGAATGGAAGACGGCCAGGGGCTGCCTGTCCTCAGCCCCTTGCTAAGagccttcctctccctctaccAAGGCCCAGTTAATTATAACTCTGACCTCAGTGCCCTGTGACGCCACACCCGGGCCAGCGCTGCCCAGGAGACCCAGCAACCAGGTAGGAGAGGCCTGAGAGGAGACTTTCCTGTCTGTGGGGCAGGGCTGGGCTCAGCCTGGTATAGGAAAAGAACCTTGAGAGGATCCTCCTGCGCCTGGTGGCAGCTGTGGGCTCTTGGCCTGGCAGGCCCTTGGGCTGTGCAGGCTGCAGGTTCAGGGTGGGAAGGCTGGAGAAGGTGGGGCACCTGAAGCAAGGCAGGAAGTGGACAGCAGGTGCCGGGGAGACAGCAAGGCCCGCCCGCCCTGGAACTGGCGGCTTCCTTCTCCCATGAGGTACTTCTGTTCCCTAGGTCCATGCTTCAGCCATGCTCCCTGTGGAGGTGCTCCTGTCCCACCTGGGCCCCCCAATACTGCTTCTGCTTCAGCTGCTGTTGCCCCCAACATCTGCCTTCTTTCCCAACATCTGGAGCCTTCTGGCTGCCCCTGGCTCCATCACTCACCAAGACCTGACAGAGGAGGCTGCACTCAATGTCACCCTCCAGCTCTTCCTGGAGTGGCCACCCCCAGGCCGACCAAGCCTCCGTCTAGAGGACTACAGGGTGAGCACCTTACATTCTGCAGGTCCCTGGGCTTTCTCAGAGGGCCCTTGTCAAGAGGAGGCTCACCTTTGACCTGCTTGCCTCCATGCTCCTCCCTCAATCCTCAGTCCCCCAGTCTAGGAAAAGTCTGTACCAAGGgggatgtggtggcacacctgtaatcccagcacttgagtaAAGGTCAGTGTGGGATACACAGTGAGCACCAGGCTAGCCCGCTCAGCTGGTCCACATCTGCCACTCCGTTGTGGGGCTCTTGACCCTCTATTCTCTTCATACTCAGCCTTGAGTGCCAGGTGCAAGTACTTCAGGCAGTGGTAGAATCCAAGAGACTTCTGGGGTTTCTTTTCCTACCCACCACTCTTACTAGGGCCGGACCCTCCTCGCTGATGACATCTTTGCTGCCTACTTTGGACCTGGGTTTTCTTCCCGGCGGTTCAGAGCAGCTTTAGGAGAGGTGTCTCGTGCCAATGCAGCCCAAGACTTTCTGCCGGCTTCCAAGAATAACCCCGATCTGCACTTTGATGCTGAAAGGCTGGTCCAGGGGCGCACTCGCCTGGTGGGGGCCCTTCGGGAAACCCTGGTGGCTGCCAGAGCTCTCGAGTATACTTTGGCCCGCCAGCGCCTAGGGGCCGCACTTCATGCCCTGCAGGTGACTCTCAGGGTTTTAACCTGGCACCCACCCTACTCTGGGAGGATGGGGCACACCCCTCCTGGGCTGACAGCACTTCCTCCGTCCTGCTGGAGTGGCTacaaagaagggaaagggagaggaagacgggtgtgtgtgtgtgtgtgtgtgtgtgtgtgtgtgtgtgtgtgactgttggggagtggggggtggaggTGTTAGCTTATCCTAGGGATCACTAGAAAGCCTGTGGTTTAGACTCCAAGACAGAAAGACTAGGGCGTGTCCATTTGGGCAAAGCTCTTCCTGGGCAGTGAGGGCAGAAGAAGCGGAGCAGCAGGGCAGAGTCTTTCTGGGTGGGACACCAAGTCCGGGCGCAAGGGCTGCACATCTGGGTGCTGGGCTCTAGGTGTCGACTCGACTACATCAAATCAGTGCCTCGTTGcttcttcattctttctctcctgGGGACCAGGATTTCTATAGCCACAGCAACTGGGTGGAGCTGGGGGAGCGGCAGCCACACCCTCACCTCCTCTGGCCAAGGCAGAAACTCTGGAGCCTGGCACAAGGTATGGGATGATGTTTTATCCCTGAAAGGACTATGAAGTTCTTCAGTAGCTGATGACTACAAGAATTCCGTGGCTTTCTCAGCCTTACACAGGGAAACATCCAGAATCAGCTCAGACAGACCTCATCCCAGTCACGCACATACATAGCCTGTTCTATCCACCCAGGACTGCCCCGTGGCCTTCTCATGAAGCCCCCTCATGCCCCCAACTCACTGGGAACTGCGTCCTGCCCACTATGGGATCATAGTCTGTCTGCGGTTCACAGAGAGCGGAATCCGCAGAGGATTGGTACCCACACTGGCTTATACACAGCAGCCCCAGTCACAGACATCCACATGGTGACCCTGAGGTTTAGTCCAGAAAGCCTGGCCAGGGTGTCTGTGGCCTTCTCTATCTTCTCAGCTGAGAGGACGGTGTTAGGTGACCAGGGATCAATTCAGCAGGCCGAGGCTCGGACTGCATCCTCTGTCCTCCGTTCCCAGTGGGCGACCCTACCTGCTCCGACTGTGAGGGGCTGAGCTGCCCTGGGAACATGCTGGGCTCGACACTGCTCACCTCCGGCTACTTTGGGATGCTTCCCCCCAAACCTCCAGGTACCAGGTGCAGAGGCTcccagagggagaggagaaagtcGCTTTCTTTGACTCTAACATGAGAGGGTGTTGGAATAGGaagagaatgggggggggggggtgaagactGAGGCGATATAGCCATTCTCTGTTGCCTGGGCAGCATTGGAGTTgggtacacagagagactctgatGAGTCTTGATGTACACAAAATGTCACTGTTTCCTGATGCCCTCATGCTGAGGGGTGAAAAAGCCACACCAGGTCAGAAGAGTCCCCCATAGACTTCAGTAGACACTGAGCCTTTGATCTTAACATGCCAGATCTCTTTCCTTAATCTAGGGAAATGTAGCCATGGGGGCCATTTTGACCCAAGTAGCTCCCAGCCGCCCCGGGGAGGCATCAACAAGGACAGCACATCCTCACGCTTCTCCCCACACCATAAGCTGCACCCCCAGGCTGCAGAAGTGGCACTCCTGGCCTCCATCGAGGCCTTCAGCCTCCTGAGGAGCCGCCTGGGAGACAGGGGTTTCTCCAGGTGGGTGGCCTTGTGGAGACGGGTTTCCTGCTGGGTCAGTGCTCCTGCGGGAACTGAGGAACTGGGGCCTGGGGACAAGTGCAGAACCTTCACTGCGTCTCTGACTCGGACCGCAGGCTGCTGGATATCACCCCCGCTTCCAGCCTGAGCTTTGTCCTGGACACCACAGGCAGTATGGGTGAGGAGATCAATGCAGCCAAGATCCAGGCCCGCCGCATAGTGGAGCAGCGGAGAGGCAGCCCCATGGAGCCGGTTCTCTACGTCCTGGTGCCCTTCCACGACCCAggtagggatggggagggggtagGGTCCAGGGCAG is a genomic window containing:
- the Vars1 gene encoding valine--tRNA ligase, producing the protein MSILYVSPHPDAFPSLRALIAARYGEAGDGPGWGGPHPRICLQPPPSSRTPFPPPRLPALEQGPGGLWVWGAPAVAQLLWPAGLGGPGGSRAAVLVQQWVSYADTELIPAACGATLPALGLRGPGQDPQAALGALGKALNPLEEWLRLHTYLAGDAPTLADLAAVTALLLPFRYVLDPSARRVWGNVTRWFNTCVRQPEFRAVLGEVALYSGARSVAQQPGSEVTAPQKTAAQLKKEAKKREKLEKFQQKQKTQQQQPPHGEKKPKPEKKEKRDPGVITYDLPTPPGEKKDVSGAMPDSYSPQYVEAAWYPWWERQGFFKPEYGRPSVSAPNPRGVFMMCIPPPNVTGSLHLGHALTNAIQDSLTRWHRMRGETTLWNPGCDHAGIATQVVVEKKLWKERGLNRHQLGRQAFLQEVWKWKAEKGDRIYHQLKKLGSSLDWDRACFTMDPKLSATVTEAFVRLHDEGVIYRSTRLVNWSCTLNSAISDIEVDKKELAGRTLLSVPGYKEKVEFGVLVSFAYKVQGSDSNEEVVVATTRIETMLGDVAVAVHPKDPRYQHLKGKYVAHPFLSRSLPIVFDDFVDMEFGTGAVKITPAHDQNDYEVGQRHGLEAISIMDSKGALVNVPPPFLGLPRFEARKAVLVALKEQGLFRGVKDNPMVVPLCNRSKDVVEPLLRPQWYVRCGEMAQAASAAVTRGDLRILPEAHQRTWHSWMDNIRDWCISRQLWWGHRIPAYFITVHDPAVPPGEDPDGRYWVSGRTEAEAREKAAREFGVSPDKISLQQDEDVLDTWFSSGLFPFSIFGWPNQSEDLSVFYPGTLLETGHDILFFWVARMVMLGLKLTGKLPFREVYLHAIVRDAHGRKMSKSLGNVIDPLDVIHGVSLQGLHDQLLNSNLDPSEVEKAKEGQRADFPAGIPECGTDALRFGLCAYTAQGRDINLDVNRILGYRHFCNKLWNATKFALRGLGKGFVPSPTSKPTGRESLVDRWIRSRLAEAVRLSNEGFQAYDFPAVTTAQYSFWLYELCDVYLECLKPVLNGVDQAAAECARQTLYTCLDVGLRLLSPFMPFVTEELFQRLPRRTPKAPASLCVTPYPEPSECSWKDPKAEAALELALSITRAVRSLRADYNLTRTRPDCFLEVADEATGALASAVSGYVQALASAGVVAVLALGAPAPQGCAVAVASDRCSIHLQLQGLVDPARELSKLQAKRTEAQRQAQRLQERRAASGYATKVPLEVQEADEAKLQQTEAELRKVDEAIALFQKML